In Populus alba chromosome 1, ASM523922v2, whole genome shotgun sequence, a single window of DNA contains:
- the LOC118034924 gene encoding probable polygalacturonase At1g80170 isoform X3: protein MNNLRFGFCPKGTSTIRVLICACFVCVQGFDSLLQLPQSAPARIRPGSKRVLVVGDFGAKGDGLSNDTQAFKEAWEMACSFRGRTRIVIPAGYNFLVHPVDFGGPCKSKVTLDISGTIVAPEDPAAWKGLNHRKWLYFHGVKHLTVEGGGTVNGRGWLWWAQSCKINKTNPCRNAPTAITFHRCKDLKVENLKVVCGQKMHIAFTNCLRVMTFHLVVKSPAVSPNTDGIHISASHGVKIKDSVVRTGDDCISIVSNSSRIKIRNIACGPGHGISIGSLGKSNSSSLVRDVMVDGAFLSNTDNGVRIKTWQTSAVKVENISFRRIKGTSATEEAIKFVCSDDFPCKGLYLEDVQLLSHTGGSTRSFCWQAYGSSRGLVHPSPCFSCSEGFIKEKVPSHLLQSF from the exons ATGAACAACCTGAGGTTTGGTTTTTGTCCAAAAGGCACTAGCACTATACGTGTGCTTATATGTGCATGTTTTGTATGTGTACAAGGATTTGACTCTCTACTTCAGCTCCCGCAATCCGCGCCAGCCAGAATCCGACCCGGTTCCAAAAGGGTCCTTGTTGTCGGTGATTTTGGTGCAAAAGGAGATGGTCTTAGTAATGATACTCAG GCTTTCAAAGAAGCTTGGGAGATGGCTTGTTCTTTCCGGGGTCGAACCAGGATTGTAATTCCAGCTGGTTATAATTTTCTGGTCCATCCGGTTGATTTCGGAGGGCCTTGTAAGTCAAAGGTCACTCTTGAT ATCTCTGGTACGATTGTTGCTCCTGAAGACCCTGCTGCTTGGAAAGGTTTAAATCATCGCAAGTGGCTCTACTTCCATGGGGTAAAACACCTTACAGTAGAAGGGGGAGGAACTGTCAATGGTAGGGGATGGTTATGGTGGGCTCAGTCTTGCAAGATCAACAAAACCAAT CCATGCCGAAATGCTCCAACG GCCATTACTTTCCACAGGTGCAAGGATTTGAAAGTCGAGAATCTTAAGGTGGTCTGTGGTCAAAAGATGCACATAGCATTCACTAATTGTCTCAGGGTTATGACTTTCCATCTTGTAGTGAAATCACCTGCTGTTAGCCCCAACACTGATGGAATCCACATCAGTGCATCCCATGGAGTAAAGATCAAGGATAGTGTTGTTAGAACAG GAGATGATTGCATCTCTATAGTCAGCAACTCTTCACGAATCAAAATCAGAAACATTGCCTGTGGGCCAGGCCATGGTATAAG CATTGGGAGCTTGGGGAAATCAAACTCGTCATCATTGGTGCGGGATGTAATGGTTGATGGAGCTTTCCTTTCCAACACTGATAACGGGGTGCGGATAAAAACATGGCAG ACTTCAGCTGTTAAAGTGGAGAATATATCCTTTAGGCGTATCAAAGGAACTTCAGCAACTGAGGAAGCTATAAAATTTGTTTGCAGCGACGACTTCCCCTGTAAAGGACTATACTTGGAAGATGTTCAACTTCTGTCACACACAGGGGGATCGACAAGGTCTTTTTGTTGGCAAGCTTATGGCTCAAGCCGGGGTCTAGTGCACCCTTCTCCTTGCTTCTCATGCAGCGAAGGCTTCATCAAGGAGAAAGTCCCATCCCACCTCCTTCAGTCTTTTTGA
- the LOC118034924 gene encoding probable polygalacturonase At1g80170 isoform X2 — protein sequence MNNLRFGFCPKGTSTIRVLICACFVCVQGFDSLLQLPQSAPARIRPGSKRVLVVGDFGAKGDGLSNDTQAFKEAWEMACSFRGRTRIVIPAGYNFLVHPVDFGGPCKSKVTLDISGTIVAPEDPAAWKGLNHRKWLYFHGVKHLTVEGGGTVNGRGWLWWAQSCKINKTNPCRNAPTAITFHRCKDLKVENLKVVCGQKMHIAFTNCLRVMTFHLVVKSPAVSPNTDGIHISASHGVKIKDSVVRTDDCISIVSNSSRIKIRNIACGPGHGISIGSLGKSNSSSLVRDVMVDGAFLSNTDNGVRIKTWQGGGGNATNITFQNIFMENVSNPIIIDQYYCDAHVPCANQTSAVKVENISFRRIKGTSATEEAIKFVCSDDFPCKGLYLEDVQLLSHTGGSTRSFCWQAYGSSRGLVHPSPCFSCSEGFIKEKVPSHLLQSF from the exons ATGAACAACCTGAGGTTTGGTTTTTGTCCAAAAGGCACTAGCACTATACGTGTGCTTATATGTGCATGTTTTGTATGTGTACAAGGATTTGACTCTCTACTTCAGCTCCCGCAATCCGCGCCAGCCAGAATCCGACCCGGTTCCAAAAGGGTCCTTGTTGTCGGTGATTTTGGTGCAAAAGGAGATGGTCTTAGTAATGATACTCAG GCTTTCAAAGAAGCTTGGGAGATGGCTTGTTCTTTCCGGGGTCGAACCAGGATTGTAATTCCAGCTGGTTATAATTTTCTGGTCCATCCGGTTGATTTCGGAGGGCCTTGTAAGTCAAAGGTCACTCTTGAT ATCTCTGGTACGATTGTTGCTCCTGAAGACCCTGCTGCTTGGAAAGGTTTAAATCATCGCAAGTGGCTCTACTTCCATGGGGTAAAACACCTTACAGTAGAAGGGGGAGGAACTGTCAATGGTAGGGGATGGTTATGGTGGGCTCAGTCTTGCAAGATCAACAAAACCAAT CCATGCCGAAATGCTCCAACG GCCATTACTTTCCACAGGTGCAAGGATTTGAAAGTCGAGAATCTTAAGGTGGTCTGTGGTCAAAAGATGCACATAGCATTCACTAATTGTCTCAGGGTTATGACTTTCCATCTTGTAGTGAAATCACCTGCTGTTAGCCCCAACACTGATGGAATCCACATCAGTGCATCCCATGGAGTAAAGATCAAGGATAGTGTTGTTAGAACAG ATGATTGCATCTCTATAGTCAGCAACTCTTCACGAATCAAAATCAGAAACATTGCCTGTGGGCCAGGCCATGGTATAAG CATTGGGAGCTTGGGGAAATCAAACTCGTCATCATTGGTGCGGGATGTAATGGTTGATGGAGCTTTCCTTTCCAACACTGATAACGGGGTGCGGATAAAAACATGGCAG GGAGGTGGTGGTAATGCCACAAATATCACATTCCAGAACATATTCATGGAAAACGTATCAAATCCAATTATAATAGATCAGTATTATTGTGATGCACACGTGCCATGTGCAAATCAG ACTTCAGCTGTTAAAGTGGAGAATATATCCTTTAGGCGTATCAAAGGAACTTCAGCAACTGAGGAAGCTATAAAATTTGTTTGCAGCGACGACTTCCCCTGTAAAGGACTATACTTGGAAGATGTTCAACTTCTGTCACACACAGGGGGATCGACAAGGTCTTTTTGTTGGCAAGCTTATGGCTCAAGCCGGGGTCTAGTGCACCCTTCTCCTTGCTTCTCATGCAGCGAAGGCTTCATCAAGGAGAAAGTCCCATCCCACCTCCTTCAGTCTTTTTGA
- the LOC118034924 gene encoding probable polygalacturonase At1g80170 isoform X1, which translates to MNNLRFGFCPKGTSTIRVLICACFVCVQGFDSLLQLPQSAPARIRPGSKRVLVVGDFGAKGDGLSNDTQAFKEAWEMACSFRGRTRIVIPAGYNFLVHPVDFGGPCKSKVTLDISGTIVAPEDPAAWKGLNHRKWLYFHGVKHLTVEGGGTVNGRGWLWWAQSCKINKTNPCRNAPTAITFHRCKDLKVENLKVVCGQKMHIAFTNCLRVMTFHLVVKSPAVSPNTDGIHISASHGVKIKDSVVRTGDDCISIVSNSSRIKIRNIACGPGHGISIGSLGKSNSSSLVRDVMVDGAFLSNTDNGVRIKTWQGGGGNATNITFQNIFMENVSNPIIIDQYYCDAHVPCANQTSAVKVENISFRRIKGTSATEEAIKFVCSDDFPCKGLYLEDVQLLSHTGGSTRSFCWQAYGSSRGLVHPSPCFSCSEGFIKEKVPSHLLQSF; encoded by the exons ATGAACAACCTGAGGTTTGGTTTTTGTCCAAAAGGCACTAGCACTATACGTGTGCTTATATGTGCATGTTTTGTATGTGTACAAGGATTTGACTCTCTACTTCAGCTCCCGCAATCCGCGCCAGCCAGAATCCGACCCGGTTCCAAAAGGGTCCTTGTTGTCGGTGATTTTGGTGCAAAAGGAGATGGTCTTAGTAATGATACTCAG GCTTTCAAAGAAGCTTGGGAGATGGCTTGTTCTTTCCGGGGTCGAACCAGGATTGTAATTCCAGCTGGTTATAATTTTCTGGTCCATCCGGTTGATTTCGGAGGGCCTTGTAAGTCAAAGGTCACTCTTGAT ATCTCTGGTACGATTGTTGCTCCTGAAGACCCTGCTGCTTGGAAAGGTTTAAATCATCGCAAGTGGCTCTACTTCCATGGGGTAAAACACCTTACAGTAGAAGGGGGAGGAACTGTCAATGGTAGGGGATGGTTATGGTGGGCTCAGTCTTGCAAGATCAACAAAACCAAT CCATGCCGAAATGCTCCAACG GCCATTACTTTCCACAGGTGCAAGGATTTGAAAGTCGAGAATCTTAAGGTGGTCTGTGGTCAAAAGATGCACATAGCATTCACTAATTGTCTCAGGGTTATGACTTTCCATCTTGTAGTGAAATCACCTGCTGTTAGCCCCAACACTGATGGAATCCACATCAGTGCATCCCATGGAGTAAAGATCAAGGATAGTGTTGTTAGAACAG GAGATGATTGCATCTCTATAGTCAGCAACTCTTCACGAATCAAAATCAGAAACATTGCCTGTGGGCCAGGCCATGGTATAAG CATTGGGAGCTTGGGGAAATCAAACTCGTCATCATTGGTGCGGGATGTAATGGTTGATGGAGCTTTCCTTTCCAACACTGATAACGGGGTGCGGATAAAAACATGGCAG GGAGGTGGTGGTAATGCCACAAATATCACATTCCAGAACATATTCATGGAAAACGTATCAAATCCAATTATAATAGATCAGTATTATTGTGATGCACACGTGCCATGTGCAAATCAG ACTTCAGCTGTTAAAGTGGAGAATATATCCTTTAGGCGTATCAAAGGAACTTCAGCAACTGAGGAAGCTATAAAATTTGTTTGCAGCGACGACTTCCCCTGTAAAGGACTATACTTGGAAGATGTTCAACTTCTGTCACACACAGGGGGATCGACAAGGTCTTTTTGTTGGCAAGCTTATGGCTCAAGCCGGGGTCTAGTGCACCCTTCTCCTTGCTTCTCATGCAGCGAAGGCTTCATCAAGGAGAAAGTCCCATCCCACCTCCTTCAGTCTTTTTGA